One Porphyromonas pogonae genomic region harbors:
- a CDS encoding DciA family protein — MKRSRTLSVSDIVKAWMEEEPTMHEHLKETEAMEVVHNIFGPLKRYIAECRIVDGTLTLRLYSSAMKHQILLTKADLIQRINNEIDAELIRDIEVY; from the coding sequence ATGAAACGATCACGTACACTCAGCGTAAGCGACATAGTCAAAGCTTGGATGGAAGAAGAACCCACTATGCACGAGCACCTGAAGGAAACGGAAGCTATGGAAGTTGTGCATAATATCTTCGGCCCTCTCAAGCGCTATATAGCCGAGTGTCGCATCGTGGACGGGACTCTCACCCTTCGCCTTTACTCCTCTGCCATGAAACATCAGATATTACTTACCAAGGCCGATCTGATCCAACGCATCAATAATGAAATTGATGCAGAACTCATAAGAGATATAGAGGTTTACTAA
- the recF gene encoding DNA replication/repair protein RecF (All proteins in this family for which functions are known are DNA-binding proteins that assist the filamentation of RecA onto DNA for the initiation of recombination or recombinational repair.) has translation MTIDQLHIINFKSIASAECSFSSKINCFVGLNGMGKTNFLDALHYLSFVRSHLGIPDTLAVRQGQEIAMLEGLYSSHNGDQRSVMLTLRPGKKKILRRNQKEYTKLSEHIGQFPLVIISPQDYQLIQGGSDERRRFLDQLLSQQDASYMNALIQYNKNLVQRNSLLKNEHKDIALMEVIEMQMDRYGTMIASKRRQFIHEFIPIFNEYYAIISGGHERINLSYETQLTPDAPVLMEQLRLSRPKDYILGYTTHGIHKDELLMTLNGELIRKVGSEGQNKSFLISLKLAQFAHLRKDNPEIPILLMDDIFDKLDSERVERIINLVGGNEFGQIFITDTNRKYLDEIIRKWSNDYKIFRIYNGDIHEETSHRL, from the coding sequence ATGACTATAGATCAGTTGCATATTATCAACTTCAAAAGCATTGCCTCTGCCGAGTGTAGCTTCTCCTCCAAAATCAATTGCTTTGTGGGACTCAACGGTATGGGCAAAACCAATTTCCTTGATGCCCTGCATTACTTGTCATTCGTCAGGAGCCACTTGGGCATTCCTGATACACTGGCAGTAAGACAAGGTCAGGAGATCGCTATGCTGGAAGGATTGTACTCCTCTCACAATGGTGACCAACGGAGCGTGATGCTTACTTTACGGCCGGGTAAAAAGAAGATACTGCGCAGGAATCAGAAAGAATACACCAAACTCAGTGAGCACATCGGGCAGTTTCCACTTGTGATAATATCTCCGCAAGACTATCAGCTCATACAAGGTGGCAGTGATGAGAGACGTAGGTTTCTGGACCAACTACTGTCACAGCAAGACGCTTCGTATATGAATGCACTCATCCAATACAATAAGAACTTGGTTCAGCGCAACAGCCTTCTCAAAAATGAGCACAAAGACATCGCCCTCATGGAGGTAATAGAGATGCAAATGGATAGATACGGCACTATGATTGCCTCCAAAAGGCGTCAGTTCATCCACGAGTTTATCCCCATCTTCAACGAATACTACGCTATCATCAGTGGGGGACACGAGCGTATCAATTTGTCATACGAAACACAGCTCACACCGGATGCACCCGTGCTTATGGAGCAGCTTAGGCTATCGCGCCCCAAAGATTACATCCTAGGATATACTACCCATGGTATACACAAAGATGAGCTGCTCATGACACTCAATGGCGAACTTATCCGTAAGGTAGGCTCCGAGGGACAAAACAAAAGCTTCCTGATCAGCCTCAAATTGGCGCAGTTTGCACATTTACGTAAAGATAATCCGGAGATCCCCATACTTCTGATGGATGATATCTTTGACAAACTCGACTCCGAACGTGTCGAGAGAATCATCAATCTGGTTGGCGGTAATGAGTTCGGACAGATATTCATCACTGATACCAACCGCAAATACTTGGATGAGATCATCCGAAAATGGAGTAATGACTACAAGATATTCCGTATCTACAATGGGGACATACACGAAGAGACAAGTCACCGTCTGTAA
- a CDS encoding translocation/assembly module TamB domain-containing protein: MSLRRKFSGFYHWVLNHLRKIAIVFAVLVAVFVVLPNIALRIPFVQEKIGSQVAHLLQKELSSEVRIKGISWGIGRLLELDGVVFYDRANKPMVSGERLILSINVWELIKTGNLKFSSARLFGGDVNIYRTAKDKPLNIQYAIDILAKPSDTPSQKVIDFNTILLRGCRIAYTEIDKPTYELNEVSIKARLLNIKGDKISGSLDNLSFVDNRGFVLKKLSGKLLLNKEKVSITNAVMHLKNTRLEMPLLKLQILKNKPPALRSLKINPSEIYLNDFAGFIPALSKMDEPVKINLEVVPGRDEELQIKHLALYGQGMIEVDAHGLLTHHADGVYIPQLSVDRFFVTDKALETALLFSPHLVNEEAVVMAQRIRQLEFKGIAGYSPHEYKLQGTLTTPQGALLTDITADIQPKPYELHAVKGSIKSESFNFEPFFGLKKTLGKGVFDIRFDLSHPKGGAFDLSNLKGYLSAEIPLITCNTEAYRHLLVNFSAESAGHYIASADIENEHVKGFVDATFNRGKNLNDFHSVDMKMDIDHIDLKILGMSPDWGQNSASLAGTVSLHGKDINYASADMHMKELILFRGKTKIDLSDSHLSLQGDITDRTATITTPYIDASLTGAYKIKDIGEHLKYLTYAYLPALSPIKDKPRNLSTEVRAGFSVKVKKWDNAVADLLDIPLKVYEPIDINGEYNSLSQFLNIGIRSTKVRYGVNEISNLNGSVLAHESEAKVWLSGSVMTPDSVRFNHASILARAAEDKVDVNIDLGKGTDSLPNGNVRLNALLKRDLYHTAQAGAGGLQGIINVAPSDIRLDGTAWTLSPSHIYVSPKGVYVDHLNLVSDDKYIKINGALTHNPLDKMEVDLNKIALIYILDVAKVDFDMLDTKLSGKVLIRDIFNKPDITADIHGEDFKVNGIIAGDVDIKGRWDQAGKKIMLDGDVDDPLGGKVHVNGYIKPVDNAGLSLNFDADKFRLDFLSGFVDTFSHGMGGKATGKARLFGLFENGVTIEGDPYIQDGYFSVKHLNTTYHFSDTLHFTPTLMSFENINMKDSEGNTAIFDGRITHDHFGNFVLDLDMKNLSNLLAYNVGVNERFPVTGRIYASGDASLKGPVEKMDLRLKMKTEKRTDVKLDFNSPSINADHRFITFTNLSSPTKAESAPADTSIIDKLKALQATTEDEFNIYMDLMVTPDAQVSMVIDPVSKDGIKARTNGNIKINIPTLGDATMYGTLNVDTGTYNFSFEQLSHKTFKIKEGGKVMFRGDQNNIFLDLSAVYSLTANISDLDDHLSADVRRTNVPVNCVLNVSGQIAKPTVKLNIELPGSDTELERRVRSLINTDEMMAKQVIYLLVLGKFYTSDRNTGNSFNNNLSSGWASVASSTLSEQLSYLLGGLSENWSIGTSIKTKNTSFDDTDIELLLSGSLLNNRLLFNGNFGYRDNPYLRNTYIGEFDLEYKLDEGGVWRLKAYNHYNNMYQYLRQSLTTQGVGILYRKDFDTFSELFRSSRKRTPRRPVFRTDSIKTIKPPLR, from the coding sequence ATGTCTTTACGCCGTAAATTCAGCGGTTTTTATCATTGGGTTCTCAACCATTTGCGCAAGATTGCCATCGTGTTTGCCGTCCTGGTGGCGGTATTCGTAGTATTGCCCAATATTGCGCTTAGAATTCCTTTTGTCCAGGAAAAGATAGGGTCACAAGTAGCTCATTTATTACAAAAAGAGTTATCATCAGAAGTTCGTATCAAGGGGATATCATGGGGGATAGGCAGGCTACTTGAGCTTGATGGCGTAGTGTTTTACGACCGAGCCAATAAACCAATGGTAAGCGGAGAAAGGCTTATTCTCAGCATCAACGTATGGGAACTCATCAAGACCGGCAATCTTAAGTTTTCCTCGGCAAGGCTCTTTGGGGGAGATGTCAACATCTATCGCACAGCCAAAGACAAGCCCCTCAACATCCAGTATGCTATCGATATTCTGGCCAAGCCCTCCGATACTCCATCTCAAAAAGTAATAGACTTCAACACCATATTACTCCGTGGTTGTCGCATAGCATATACTGAGATCGACAAACCTACTTATGAGCTAAACGAAGTTTCTATAAAAGCACGCTTACTCAACATCAAAGGGGATAAGATATCCGGAAGCCTCGACAATCTCAGTTTTGTGGACAACAGAGGCTTTGTGCTCAAGAAACTCAGCGGAAAATTACTTCTCAATAAAGAAAAAGTAAGTATCACCAATGCTGTAATGCATTTGAAGAATACGAGGCTTGAGATGCCGCTATTGAAATTGCAGATACTCAAAAACAAACCACCCGCACTACGTTCTTTGAAGATAAATCCTTCCGAAATATATCTCAATGACTTCGCCGGATTCATACCTGCTCTATCCAAGATGGACGAACCAGTGAAAATCAATCTTGAAGTTGTGCCCGGCAGAGATGAAGAATTGCAGATCAAGCATCTTGCTCTCTACGGACAGGGGATGATAGAAGTCGATGCGCACGGATTACTGACACACCATGCTGATGGAGTTTATATTCCCCAACTCTCAGTGGATAGGTTCTTTGTCACAGACAAAGCTTTGGAGACAGCACTTTTGTTCTCGCCCCATCTTGTGAATGAAGAAGCCGTGGTAATGGCACAACGCATCCGCCAACTCGAATTCAAGGGCATTGCCGGTTATAGCCCCCATGAGTATAAGCTACAAGGAACTCTCACAACACCCCAAGGGGCACTACTCACCGATATCACGGCTGATATACAGCCTAAGCCATACGAACTCCATGCGGTAAAAGGGTCTATAAAATCCGAGTCGTTCAATTTCGAACCTTTCTTCGGACTAAAGAAGACCTTGGGCAAAGGTGTTTTTGACATCCGATTCGACCTTTCACATCCTAAGGGCGGAGCTTTCGACCTCTCCAACTTAAAAGGCTATCTCAGTGCAGAGATTCCTTTGATCACATGCAACACGGAAGCTTACCGACACCTTCTGGTCAATTTCAGCGCCGAGTCGGCAGGTCATTATATAGCATCAGCAGACATTGAGAATGAGCATGTCAAAGGCTTTGTCGATGCGACTTTCAACAGGGGCAAAAACCTCAATGACTTCCATAGTGTAGACATGAAAATGGATATTGACCACATTGACCTCAAGATTTTAGGGATGAGCCCGGATTGGGGACAAAACAGCGCTTCGCTTGCAGGCACAGTATCGCTTCATGGCAAAGATATTAATTATGCATCGGCGGATATGCACATGAAGGAGCTGATTCTGTTTCGAGGTAAAACCAAAATTGATCTGAGCGATAGCCATCTCTCCCTTCAAGGTGATATTACCGACCGCACAGCTACTATCACTACCCCCTATATTGATGCTTCGCTTACGGGTGCATACAAGATCAAAGACATTGGAGAACATCTCAAATACCTTACCTATGCTTACCTCCCGGCTTTGAGCCCGATAAAAGACAAACCACGGAATCTCTCCACAGAAGTACGTGCGGGGTTCTCTGTAAAGGTCAAGAAATGGGACAATGCTGTAGCCGATCTATTAGATATACCGCTCAAAGTTTATGAACCCATAGATATCAACGGAGAATATAACTCCCTGTCACAATTCCTCAATATCGGTATACGATCTACCAAAGTACGGTATGGCGTGAACGAAATAAGCAACCTCAACGGGTCAGTACTGGCTCATGAATCCGAGGCCAAAGTATGGCTGAGCGGGTCTGTGATGACACCGGACAGTGTACGCTTCAATCACGCATCTATTCTAGCCCGTGCCGCAGAAGACAAGGTAGATGTGAATATCGACTTAGGTAAGGGTACTGACAGTCTGCCCAATGGTAATGTACGGCTCAATGCTTTGCTCAAGCGTGATTTGTACCATACAGCACAGGCTGGAGCAGGGGGATTGCAAGGTATTATCAATGTTGCACCGTCTGACATACGCTTGGACGGGACGGCGTGGACGCTGAGCCCATCTCATATCTACGTATCCCCAAAAGGGGTATACGTAGATCACCTAAACCTTGTCTCCGATGATAAATATATCAAGATCAACGGCGCACTTACCCACAATCCATTGGACAAGATGGAAGTAGATCTCAACAAAATAGCTCTTATTTACATCCTCGATGTGGCGAAGGTAGATTTTGACATGCTCGATACCAAACTCTCAGGCAAAGTGCTCATCCGTGACATCTTTAACAAACCCGATATCACGGCTGATATTCATGGAGAAGACTTTAAGGTAAATGGCATCATAGCAGGCGATGTAGATATTAAGGGAAGATGGGATCAAGCAGGAAAGAAGATTATGCTTGATGGTGATGTAGATGATCCTTTGGGAGGCAAGGTGCATGTCAATGGCTATATCAAGCCTGTAGATAATGCGGGGCTGTCTCTCAATTTTGACGCTGATAAGTTCAGACTCGACTTCCTGTCGGGCTTTGTAGATACTTTCTCCCATGGTATGGGAGGTAAAGCTACCGGTAAAGCACGCCTATTCGGACTTTTTGAGAATGGAGTCACCATAGAAGGAGATCCATACATCCAAGATGGTTATTTCTCCGTCAAGCACCTCAATACTACTTACCATTTCTCAGACACATTGCATTTCACTCCCACTCTGATGTCTTTTGAGAACATCAACATGAAAGACTCCGAGGGCAATACAGCTATTTTCGACGGTAGGATTACACACGACCACTTTGGGAATTTTGTACTTGACCTTGATATGAAAAACCTCAGCAATCTGCTCGCATACAATGTGGGGGTCAACGAGAGATTCCCTGTTACTGGACGGATTTACGCATCGGGTGATGCATCACTCAAAGGGCCTGTGGAAAAAATGGATCTGCGATTGAAGATGAAGACGGAGAAGCGTACCGATGTGAAGCTGGACTTTAACAGTCCGTCCATCAATGCCGATCACAGATTCATCACATTTACAAACTTGTCGTCGCCCACGAAAGCGGAGTCAGCACCTGCCGATACATCTATCATAGACAAACTCAAGGCTCTACAAGCTACCACAGAGGATGAATTTAATATCTATATGGATCTTATGGTGACACCGGATGCTCAGGTATCCATGGTGATAGACCCCGTGAGTAAAGACGGTATCAAGGCTCGTACCAACGGCAATATCAAGATCAACATCCCTACTCTCGGTGATGCTACGATGTATGGCACCCTCAATGTAGACACAGGTACGTACAACTTCAGCTTCGAGCAACTCTCTCATAAAACATTCAAGATCAAAGAAGGTGGTAAAGTGATGTTCCGAGGCGACCAAAACAATATATTCCTGGACCTCTCTGCCGTCTATTCCCTTACGGCCAATATATCGGATCTTGATGATCACTTGTCTGCCGACGTAAGACGTACCAACGTGCCTGTCAACTGTGTACTGAATGTAAGCGGACAGATTGCCAAACCTACCGTAAAGCTCAATATAGAATTACCGGGATCAGACACCGAGCTGGAGCGCAGAGTGCGATCACTCATCAATACCGATGAGATGATGGCTAAGCAGGTAATCTATCTGCTCGTACTGGGCAAATTTTATACATCGGACAGAAACACCGGTAATTCATTCAACAACAACCTCTCCTCGGGCTGGGCGTCGGTAGCTTCGTCCACACTCTCCGAGCAACTGTCATATCTCTTGGGCGGACTATCCGAAAACTGGTCTATAGGCACCAGTATTAAAACCAAAAATACATCCTTCGATGATACTGACATCGAGCTGCTACTCTCAGGGTCTCTACTCAACAACAGACTGCTCTTCAATGGTAATTTCGGGTATCGTGACAATCCCTATCTGCGTAATACATACATCGGAGAGTTCGACCTGGAGTATAAGTTGGATGAGGGCGGGGTATGGCGCCTCAAAGCGTACAATCATTATAACAATATGTATCAATACTTACGTCAGTCACTCACGACTCAGGGTGTAGGTATCCTTTACCGCAAAGACTTCGATACATTCTCCGAGCTCTTCCGCAGTTCCCGTAAGCGTACTCCGCGAAGACCTGTATTCCGAACGGATAGCATTAAAACAATCAAACCTCCCCTCCGCTGA
- a CDS encoding IS5 family transposase — protein sequence MANKQKNTQEEDVTFGDILYQRRYRKVQNEFLNQIDQLIDWRPIRTLINKKYTKRQNAVGAPAYDVILLFKMLLLETWYNLSDVALEERVNDSISFSRFLGLKLEEVSPDHSTVSRFRTSLTELNLMDPLLKMFNKQLSKHHISVREGVLVDASIVDTPHKPNGCITIEVAEDREDTRSEEAKKAEADYQKTVVRQRKGTDEEGRWVYKHGYRYGYKKHVMTNVQGIVQKVITTPANRSDTKEFIPLLEGEEIPKETPVLADKGYASRENRAYLQSHGLRDGIMHKSHRNRPLTDMQKAFNKSISPIRSTIERTFGSICRWFHGGRCRYRGLAKAHTQNVIESIAFNLYRTPGIIVSHCVG from the coding sequence ATGGCAAACAAGCAAAAAAACACACAAGAAGAGGATGTAACCTTTGGAGACATTCTTTATCAGAGACGATATCGTAAGGTTCAAAATGAATTTTTGAATCAAATTGACCAATTGATTGATTGGCGCCCCATCCGTACGTTGATCAATAAGAAATATACGAAGAGACAGAATGCAGTTGGGGCACCTGCCTATGACGTGATACTTCTTTTTAAGATGTTGCTTTTGGAAACGTGGTACAATCTCAGCGACGTTGCCTTGGAGGAGCGTGTAAATGATTCCATTTCTTTTTCTCGCTTTTTAGGATTGAAGCTGGAAGAGGTTTCACCGGATCACAGCACGGTGAGTCGGTTTCGTACCTCCTTGACAGAGCTTAATCTAATGGATCCACTCTTAAAGATGTTTAACAAGCAATTATCCAAGCATCATATTTCAGTAAGAGAAGGCGTATTAGTGGATGCAAGTATTGTAGATACCCCCCACAAGCCTAATGGCTGTATCACGATTGAGGTGGCCGAGGATCGTGAAGATACACGTAGCGAGGAAGCTAAGAAGGCGGAGGCGGATTATCAGAAAACCGTGGTTCGTCAGCGCAAAGGAACCGATGAAGAAGGCAGATGGGTGTACAAGCATGGATACCGGTATGGATACAAGAAACATGTGATGACGAATGTTCAAGGGATAGTTCAAAAGGTGATTACCACTCCTGCCAATCGTAGTGATACGAAGGAGTTCATCCCACTATTGGAAGGAGAGGAAATTCCCAAAGAGACACCTGTTCTTGCGGACAAAGGCTACGCCTCGCGGGAGAATAGAGCATACTTACAAAGTCATGGATTACGAGATGGGATAATGCACAAGTCTCATCGAAATAGACCGTTAACGGATATGCAGAAAGCCTTTAATAAATCTATAAGCCCTATACGAAGCACTATCGAGCGTACCTTTGGAAGCATCTGTAGGTGGTTCCATGGAGGGCGATGTCGTTACCGAGGGTTAGCAAAAGCACACACTCAGAACGTTATCGAAAGCATCGCCTTTAACCTTTATCGGACTCCGGGGATAATTGTGTCCCATTGTGTCGGATAG
- a CDS encoding DUF1735 domain-containing protein, whose protein sequence is MRYLKYVLVLGIGFLFTQCAKFEPEVVQFNEKYNPKQPTKGKRDTAPEVDLLHLYASFDANQATSVASIIKKGAEITVKEPKSPELNVQASFPVSENVEFKITYDKAASVNSGKLLLPEAAFTLPASLTISKGAQEVSTGIKFKTEELKKLKAGEYNFYVKLSSDNKDVKFKDGRNLALVTLIVKEGGFPEGNNIEEGNPELGNNLFNDSVIFTCEQQPRNIDKLFDNDLYRQNWWTNGEETTLIGSFSRKEKVSGIVIANSQDTEKALKKVRISVADESGEFVVQGVYITTKIKFSQIKFKQPVEIMKIRFDQFESQTGNKKYIDIFEIRFAR, encoded by the coding sequence ATGAGATATTTAAAATATGTATTAGTATTGGGTATTGGATTCCTTTTCACCCAATGCGCAAAGTTTGAGCCCGAAGTGGTTCAGTTCAATGAGAAGTACAACCCTAAACAGCCTACTAAAGGAAAAAGGGATACTGCTCCCGAAGTAGACCTCCTTCATCTATATGCTTCTTTTGATGCTAATCAAGCCACTTCTGTAGCAAGTATCATAAAGAAGGGTGCGGAGATTACTGTTAAAGAACCCAAGAGCCCGGAACTCAATGTGCAAGCAAGCTTCCCTGTTTCTGAAAATGTTGAATTCAAGATCACCTATGACAAGGCTGCATCTGTGAATTCAGGTAAATTGTTATTGCCGGAAGCCGCTTTTACCTTGCCTGCATCTTTAACGATAAGCAAAGGGGCACAAGAGGTCTCTACCGGTATTAAATTTAAAACAGAAGAGCTGAAAAAACTTAAAGCCGGAGAATATAATTTCTATGTCAAGTTGTCTTCAGATAATAAAGATGTAAAGTTCAAAGATGGACGAAACCTGGCTTTGGTTACACTTATCGTAAAAGAAGGCGGATTTCCAGAAGGTAACAATATAGAAGAAGGAAATCCAGAGTTAGGCAATAATCTTTTTAATGACAGTGTAATTTTTACATGTGAACAGCAACCCAGAAATATAGATAAATTATTTGATAATGATCTTTATCGTCAAAACTGGTGGACAAATGGAGAAGAGACTACTCTTATCGGATCCTTTAGTCGTAAAGAAAAAGTATCTGGTATAGTTATTGCAAATTCACAGGATACAGAGAAAGCTCTAAAAAAAGTAAGAATATCTGTAGCTGATGAAAGCGGAGAGTTTGTGGTTCAAGGTGTATATATAACAACAAAAATAAAATTCTCACAAATAAAATTTAAGCAACCTGTAGAGATCATGAAGATCAGATTCGACCAATTTGAGTCTCAAACAGGGAATAAGAAGTATATTGATATTTTTGAAATAAGATTTGCGAGATAA
- a CDS encoding DUF1735 and LamG domain-containing protein: protein MNTYSKILSAALLCVTLASCESSLPSTKDPKVNIAYLEEAVASSTLRFTVSDDGGSTVITPRIANRIEQEVSLAVEVDKDILDKYNKDNKSNYKLLPQACYDLVCGDQKGKALDLKLAPMEYGKAVAVKVNTMRNADGTLVPLTENYAIPVRLKSVSGGSVQLKSSDNVAIIFLDRKFKTSVLKIHGRMLCEVADPKNDKEYTEWTAQYSFCPFEVNSNVGLMYPNTRESNDSPLYMSLSGGGFLLHANTGGGGKINFNQPKFDNFKFETGKWYHMAIVYKEENSKPMLRIYVNGELALENVWPGKVSKWPKIYIGNANFNSLVRELRFWERALTLSEVNSTLYFADPKAKGLELYMPFDKENKTKNITEGKADWYKVSFNSGATDKNINFDEEVIFPN, encoded by the coding sequence ATGAATACATACAGTAAAATATTATCAGCAGCTTTGCTTTGCGTTACGTTGGCAAGCTGTGAATCAAGCCTTCCTTCGACTAAGGATCCCAAGGTAAATATTGCTTATTTGGAAGAAGCTGTTGCCAGCTCTACCTTACGCTTTACGGTAAGTGACGATGGCGGATCCACTGTTATCACTCCGCGCATAGCCAATCGTATAGAACAAGAGGTGTCTTTGGCTGTGGAAGTAGATAAAGACATTTTGGATAAGTATAATAAAGACAATAAGAGCAATTACAAGCTATTGCCACAAGCATGCTATGATCTTGTTTGCGGCGATCAGAAGGGGAAGGCTCTTGATCTCAAATTGGCTCCCATGGAGTATGGCAAAGCAGTGGCTGTCAAAGTCAATACAATGCGTAATGCTGATGGTACCCTAGTTCCCTTAACTGAAAACTATGCTATCCCCGTTAGATTGAAAAGTGTAAGCGGAGGTTCTGTTCAGTTAAAATCAAGTGATAATGTCGCAATTATATTTTTGGATAGAAAATTCAAAACTTCTGTTTTGAAAATCCATGGTAGAATGTTGTGTGAAGTTGCCGATCCTAAGAATGACAAAGAATATACCGAGTGGACAGCTCAGTATAGTTTCTGTCCTTTTGAGGTTAATAGTAATGTGGGTTTGATGTACCCCAATACAAGAGAAAGTAATGACTCTCCTCTTTACATGTCTTTAAGTGGTGGTGGATTCCTCCTTCATGCCAATACCGGTGGTGGTGGAAAGATCAACTTCAATCAACCTAAATTTGATAATTTCAAATTTGAAACCGGCAAATGGTATCATATGGCTATTGTGTACAAGGAAGAAAACAGCAAACCTATGTTGCGCATCTATGTTAATGGCGAGTTGGCTTTGGAAAATGTATGGCCGGGTAAAGTGTCTAAATGGCCTAAGATATATATTGGTAATGCTAACTTTAATTCTTTAGTTCGTGAACTTCGTTTTTGGGAGCGTGCGCTTACACTATCAGAAGTAAATAGTACTTTATACTTTGCCGATCCTAAGGCTAAGGGGTTGGAGTTGTACATGCCTTTTGATAAAGAAAACAAGACCAAAAATATTACCGAAGGTAAAGCTGACTGGTATAAGGTTTCTTTCAACTCAGGAGCAACAGATAAGAATATAAACTTCGATGAAGAGGTGATTTTCCCTAACTAA
- a CDS encoding glycoside hydrolase family 18 has product MKNVNILFMSMLAGVFAFSSCSKWTDVEKIDIETDKITNQLRERDLKKWAEEKKLQNDENKATEQWNKDVAVMYDRYWESVRKYKESDHEIVYGWYAGWSATEGMPRSFLSNLPDSVEMVSLWGGTAPYEENSDKWKDLKYAQKTKGLKVLLCWQNSSVGLGLPGGRDAIYKKVENMKEEESLKLYGRPNLSREQRAIVEYAQELTRFIEKHGLDGYDIDYEPYVGDHGGGFHEFTPSSNPNWVNNMKLFIEEMGKMYGPKSGRKGKILIIDGELNTMNKHFPDMGEYMDYFISQAYYNSNPSSLQSRYSECLGIKGFTSEKFIVADEFEKNGGWTTGGGSSADAVKNGTTHAERKAAWKPTGSKRKGGWAAYHIELEYPANYKYVRKVIQIQNPTKYRP; this is encoded by the coding sequence ATGAAAAACGTCAATATATTATTTATGTCCATGCTTGCAGGGGTATTTGCTTTTTCAAGTTGTAGTAAGTGGACAGATGTCGAAAAAATAGATATCGAGACTGATAAAATCACAAATCAGCTTCGCGAAAGAGATCTTAAGAAATGGGCTGAAGAGAAAAAACTTCAGAATGACGAGAACAAAGCAACGGAACAGTGGAACAAGGATGTTGCTGTGATGTATGATAGATACTGGGAATCTGTAAGGAAATACAAAGAGTCTGATCATGAGATCGTGTATGGTTGGTATGCAGGCTGGAGTGCCACCGAAGGAATGCCACGTAGTTTCTTGTCAAATTTACCCGACTCTGTAGAGATGGTATCTCTCTGGGGTGGCACTGCTCCCTATGAAGAGAATAGTGATAAGTGGAAAGACCTGAAGTATGCTCAAAAGACAAAAGGGCTTAAGGTATTGCTTTGCTGGCAAAACTCAAGCGTTGGTTTGGGATTACCGGGCGGACGTGATGCGATTTATAAGAAGGTTGAGAATATGAAAGAAGAAGAGTCTCTAAAATTATATGGTAGACCTAACTTGAGCAGAGAGCAGCGTGCCATCGTAGAATATGCTCAAGAGCTTACTCGTTTTATTGAAAAGCACGGCTTGGATGGATATGACATTGACTACGAGCCATATGTCGGTGATCATGGGGGTGGTTTTCATGAGTTTACTCCAAGCAGTAATCCTAATTGGGTAAATAATATGAAATTATTCATTGAAGAGATGGGAAAGATGTATGGGCCTAAGTCTGGTCGTAAAGGTAAGATCTTGATTATTGATGGAGAACTTAATACAATGAATAAACATTTCCCAGACATGGGTGAGTACATGGACTACTTCATTTCTCAAGCGTATTATAATTCGAATCCATCTTCTCTCCAGAGTCGCTATAGTGAGTGTCTAGGAATCAAGGGATTTACATCTGAGAAGTTTATCGTTGCAGATGAGTTTGAAAAGAATGGAGGATGGACTACCGGTGGAGGCAGTAGTGCTGATGCAGTGAAGAACGGGACTACTCATGCGGAAAGAAAAGCTGCTTGGAAGCCTACAGGTTCTAAACGTAAGGGCGGTTGGGCTGCTTACCATATTGAGCTCGAATATCCTGCAAACTATAAGTATGTGCGCAAAGTAATTCAAATTCAGAATCCGACTAAATACAGACCCTAA